The genome window CCATGTAATTTGAACTTATCTTCAGTATTATGACTGAATTCTGAACCAGCTCAAATTGTTCTCTGAACTATATGtcacctgtcacagcaaaacccaGCGCATGTCactcagaagatgagcctaaatgacaccaggagatacaTGTAAAGGAAGCAATTGAAGTACTCAGATcacacaaaaggcagacaatagtgaaatgaacaaccagtctgtctcaacctgccaaggtTAAAACAATGCGTGtcaggttttgctgtgacagggcATGTATCAAAATTCTTCCAAAGTATTTACCTCTATCTGTGAGATCGAGTTTTCCCAATTCGTCTCTAACATGCGGATCGACCCCAGCGTCGGATGACATCTGGGCGGAACGAGTCCAGCAGAGCTGGGAGGTGGTCGGAGAGGATGCGTATGTATTCGTCATCCTGTAGGAGAAATCATCATTAGGATAGAGGTCACataccttgtacatgtataaacttttaagccattttcaagTTAAATCCATACTTTCCACAgcctcataactttttccctgACGTACCCAAGGAGAAATACTCTTACAGTCacatagacctatcctagcctgtcaaccATGAAAGTTTTATGTACATCATGTGTGATAATCGCAGGGTTTggggggggtctgaagttagtGGAATCATTTTTTGCAGCTTTCAACCCGCGAATCAAGGCattgacaccagatacaagtcccattcaaaggactgtgaagagccaggaatctcatttccttgaaagccacaccgcttcatccagaaatacaatcctgggttctccccgggatcgaaacccggaccctattgcgtggtagccagcagtgttaaccactaggctatgaggctcctcgaaCACTTTAGGTAACTCACCTTAGTGTGATTCTCGAGACCAATGTCCAGATTACTCTTCTGTTTCATAAATGGGAAATTCTTTTGGCAATGCATGGAAAATGTAAAGACACGTGGGTCATTCTGAAAAATAAATGCTGTCCCATCCCCCTGAAAtacagagaaataaaatatcaagCAACATTAGTCTTTAAGCTGGGTTATCTTAACCATTGGTGAGAACAAAAGCATTGTCAAAATTTCTAATGACCTGTAGTCTCTTTGCATTATATTCCTAAAGAACTTGGCTTTCAACTGATCCAAAGACTTTATATGTCCTCCATATCATCATTTTTTAAGTGTTGTTAAAAACGGGTGACCTTTCATCAAAAATCCACCTTTCCCCCTCCCCAATGCACACAGATGACTGCATAAAAAACTCACTAGATATTCATTGAAATGAGCTCAGAAAATCCCCACTTATCCGAGTGTACCCGACCCATTATCCCAAGCCCCATCTATCCATACCTGCTGTCATTCATTTACCAATAGATTCAATCAATGCAGTACTTTAAGATTCATTCAACATTAATTCCTTACCTGGTGAACATCTAGATCAACAATGAGCACCCTCCCAACTTTTTTCCTGTTGAGTAGATATTGAGCTGTGATGGCCAAGTCATTGATCATGCAGAATCCAGAACCGTGGTCAGGGAAGGCATGGTGTGTCCCTCCACCAGTGCTGGAGGCCAAGCCGGTCTCGAGGGCAACTTCAGCAGCCAGGATTGTACCACCTGCAGAAACCGATCAAACAACCATTGCAGATTGAGATCTACAACTGTGAAGTTGTCTCAACAGAAAATAAGATTCTAGTAGAATCGGATGGAAACACCTGAACGATGATTCAAGAAATATTTTCCTCTTAGTTTaagaaatatcaatatcaatatttatacTTGAGTCTAAAGCTCAGCATCATTTACCAGTTTCCAATCTGCATCTGCTGACTATTCCTTCTGACCAGGGGAAGCCGCCTTTTCTAATTTCTTTGGCATCAAGGTTCCCACTGAATAATCTTGAGATATATTCCCTCGAGTGGACCAAGCTGCAGACATCCTCTGTCACGGGATGAGGTGTCAAGACCTGTTGAGATGAGATTACATTGTCTTGTCGAAGATACCTGGACAAAGGTAGAACACACAGctttttcaccaaaaaatgtCTACAAGTGCTACCAAAGACTGAATGATCATTGCATGGAGGTAAGTTTAAAAAAGTTAAAGTCGGCTGAGCTATTGCCCGAACCTATGACCTCCTGGTTAAAAGCCAAGTGCTCTAACTGCACTGCTTTACTAATAGTTGTGATGAATCACCTATTTGACTTTCTGATAGGGGATTTGAAGTCCAACAAGGATGTGACAGACATGTTCTACCTCTAAGAACCAGCCCGtcagaaattatcaaaatggtTCGTAGGGGCAGATTCTTTCTCTACATCTATGCCTACCTGAACACGCCATGGAATTTCTTCATAGCAAATCTGTGCTTGGCTGGGAAGTCGCATACATAGCCATGGTGGTGGACAATTGGTAAACCTCTACAGAGTTTTCCTTTGACCTTAAAAATCACAAAATTGTTAGGTTGACTGAGCTCAGATTCAGAAACTTGCTCACAGTCAGCTGCAGATGATATGATCAAGATCATGTCATTCACCATGAACTTGCAAACAATTGGGACTGTGTTCATGTTTAGATTTATTTGAAGTTTGTCTCAGACTGTTGTTGAGATAAGAATAAGATTTCTGGAGATCAGCCTAGACACGGCCACCAGATGAGAAACTAGATAGATCCAAACcattatttactttttttccaCCGGTGACCTTCTCGGCTTCTCGGGATTTGGTATTACCTTGCCTTTTCTGCAGTTGGACATTTCGTCAAATTTTCACAGTACATTTTGAAgatcattttcattgaaaaaattacCTGCTCCAAATGATGAAGGAATGAATCTGGCAGGTGAGGAATATCAAGAAACTCAGGGGAAGCTGCAGATGTTGTGTAGCATTGAGATGTTGTAGAAGTACGCCTCAAATACCTCAACAGTTTGATCATCGTTAAAAATGGCAGAAAATCATTGAAGATGTCTAAAAGTTACAAAAGTTATGATATCTGACAGATGCCACGTGAGGTCAACAATTGTCGCGTGCTGCAACTCGAGAGCAGTACcaaaaatttgcagaaatgAGCAACTTTAGGATATTCGTAGGTGAACCGAATCACTTATTGGTATTTATAACTAACTAAAACGGTCTAAGATGCTCTGAATTTAAAACTTTTGATTTATAGACGGAGAAAATTAAAAAGTTTCgtcaaaatattcataaaacAGTACTTTGTCAGgatactttatttcatttccaaGTTTCCCAAAGTTATCACACCTGCGCAGTTGTGGTGCGCATGAAGCGTGGCCTAAGTAATGATAAAATAACCAAAACATTGCAGAACAAACCTTGATTTTGATGGAGATTTGTTATGAAAAACAGCCTGATAACTTTGAATTTACTTGCATAACAGAATGTAAAAGGTACACAAACTTCATATAATGCTTTTGGTGTAGCACATGAATTAGCAGACTGCAAAATCCATAGCAgttagttttattttttagcCCAAGAAATTTTTTTCCACCCACTCGTTACTCATATTTATGCAAAGCTGCAGCTGCAGGCCATGAAGCTAGCTTCATGATTATGGCCTGCTTTGATCTTGAAGTACTCGTACTGTTACGCTTTCCGCTTGCTAATGAATACGCTGCGCCTGGTAGGCCCTATATCATAAACGTTGGTTCGAAATTTCAAGTGCAGTAGGCCTAATATCCGGACTTCGCCTTGCACGGGCACGTCGGCAccatactacaatcaagatgtacagaccgggggagctggctgtacgtacccataagtctttgcggtagtctcgcgcgtaccggatataacccatcaagcttttctccttcagagaaatactgcgttgcgctcaagtgccttataaggctgtgaacaaaattaacgttcgaccaatgagaaagccacattaccctgcatacgaggttggacgcgtgatcactaaatgacaagtaaaaatagaatcagaccacatgtttctatatgtcagaatgctgccgtttgctgtagtacacgtgtgttgtccaaattttcgatttcaagcaagtttaaggccaacctcgtgtccaccagactaatgcataattggcagttgagcgcaacgcagtatttctctgaaggagaaaagcttgataggttatatccggtacgcgcgagactaccgcaaagacttatgggtacgtacagccagctcccccggtctgtacatcttgattgtcgtattgcTGGCATGCAGTGCGGTTGGCCAGGTCATAGCAAATACAAGCCTAGGCTAGTCTGACTGATCCCAGACCCTGGCTACTTTGTGAGGACCCCGCCACCCACCATTCACCAGACCACTAAATTTGGTGGCTGCCTTAGCCTTTGGctttagtaggcctacatagctACTGCTACAAGCTCGCTGGCAAATAACAACAGGCCAAATTTTAATAATGACGATTTGGTTTAATTCTGCATTCTCTTTCAGGTAACATTATCGAATAATGGAGGAGATAAAGAAGCCTCATCTGATATGTATCGAAGACTTTggaagtgatgatgatgatgatgacagtggGGTAGGTATATGCGGAGGCCACTTTCAATACGAGTCTATGGTgactgtcctagagagttcaaCAATAGAGCCGCAGAGCTATAGGTTGTTGTCCTTTATCCAGTTTTCCTCTCTAATCTGCATTGGGGAGCAGGTCTAAAACACCTGAGCTGGAGTCGGGCTCCAGCTCCACATTCACATCGTGAAGATTCTCGTAAGCCTATTCTGTGGTGTTTTCTGAGTCGGCAGTGCCCTGTTGGTCGATGGTAGGTCGTCGGGACATGAAGTTAAATTGAGAAATATTTTACTCGAATGGTTCATTTTTGTTTTAGGAAAGCGGCTATGTCGATGGGGCAGGCCTTCCAGCCAGAGTCGCGCGTCCAGAGCGATCCGCATCGGCAGGGTCATCCAGTAGTCTCAATGATTCAAACCAGGGCCGTCTACGATATATGAACATTGTGCAGTTTGCAGGGGCAGGCCAGTCAGGAAATGCTGATCAGGTATCTATATTTTGTAGTCAGTTTAAATGTTGAACCATGCATGTTGAATTTGATGGCTAGCTAGGAATTGGCAGCATATTTGGCACAGTTAATGCATCTGTTTTGAGAAGTTTCTTGACTATTGCTACAGACCAGGACGTCATAGTCTCTGGTTTATAATACAAATGATTGATAAGTTGGCTGAATTTCAAAGTAAAAATGATTGCGTGTATTTTTCAGGTTGATGGGAACATGGTGCTGACTGCCCCTCTCAGTTTGAAACAAAAGTTAAGCTGCGTCAAGTCAGAGTTGAACAAGAAATCGGGGATGTTGTTGAAGACTCAGAACGATTTGATTCAGCGGAATAGCGAGTACACAATGTTACAGACAAATCTCGAGCGGTCGAAGAGTGAAATTGATGCTTTACGACAGAAATTAGCAGAATCGGAGAAAAAGAATCGTATGTTGACGTCGCAGGTCATTGATCTGACGACTGATGGTGTTGTTGTGAAAAAGGAATCGTCAGACGATGGATCATTGGCGCGGGTTTGTCAGTTGGAGTCTGAGTTGCAACGGAAAACAGAACAGCTTGAAAATGTTCAGAAGGAGCGGGACGAACTGAAAGAACAGGTCACCGAAATGGAGACGACGTTACAAAAAGTTGAGAAGGGGATTTTGGCGAAGATTCAAAAGGTTCAGAAACCGGATGCTGAGATTGGTTTAACGCCGCAAGGTGATGCCAGTCCGGATCTGTGGCGCAGGTTTTGTTTGCTCGAGCGTGAACTTACTGCCATTAAGACTAAAAATGAAAGTCTCAAGCATAAATTACAAAAGAAGGAACAACGATCTGTGGAGAGTGAGAAACGTGTTGCAGAGGTTCAGGCGGAGTTGGCGGGGAAGGATTTGAATTTACAGCATGCGGAGGCAAATCTGAAGCAACATCAGGCGAGGGTGAAGTGGTACTCTGAGATTCTGCATAAGAAGGAAGAGCAGCTGTGTCAGTTACTTGCTGAGAAGAAGGAGAGAGAGTCGGAGAAGGAGAAAGGATCCGAGGGTAGAGAAGACGAGAAAACGGAGGTCAAACCTGCCCAGGACAAAGACAAGgtttgtacatgtaaacattcaCTTCTACTAGATAGTCCAAGTCCATTTGAAATTGCCCATAAAAGGAACGTTTTACTTGATCCATGATCTTTAGATTGTAAGAATCAAATGCGATGGAAATTATACCAATGATAACTTATAATACTTTCAATCGACATATGCCCTTACCCATTTCACGACCTGGCAGTTTACTTGAAACTGTGGTATCTCCCAAGACACTCTGGTTCTAACGTGAAGTTTAAGGACAGCACCAACTTTTCCAGTGGAAAGTTTAAAGGCAATGTTAAACTTTGAAGTTACGGTCTTCAGTAGGCGGCCAAGTTTTAGCAGTGGTCGGAAATCTCTGAAAATTCAAATGATTAATTATTGCTATTCCTATCTCTTCAGAGCAAGATTGAGTTCACCCTCAGCAAGCCAAATATCTTTGATATTCTGAAGAAGCAGTTCAAATCTGTCCCTGCAAAGAAAAAGAGTGTGTCAGCGGCAGCCGGTTCAGCAGCCAGAACGGAGCCCACTGATGTGACAGATTCAGGGGACGTCTCAAAAAATGATGACGAAATGGAGATATTTTCTGTAGATAGTCACGATTCTGATGATAATTCTAAAGCGGAAGAAACTAGTTGCAAAGTGGTGTCAGAAAATTTAGTCAAGTCAAAAATAAAGGATAATTCAGGTACCAAGTCTAAGGAAGTTGTTGAGGGAGATGTTGTTGAGGGTGCTGGTGTGACCCATGCGGCCAAATTGACGATCAGTCCTAGTATATTTGGTGCAGCAAAGAGTGTGACTTGTAGAACTGATGCTGTAGGGTCGGGGCACGCTGCAGCATCGTCAGATGTGGGTATATTTGCCAGCTTCACAAACGAACGGGACGTATCTGTGCCAAAAACGATATCGGGTGGAACGAGAGGAAAAGAACCAGggaaggattcattgaaaaatGACAACAGTTCTAATATTGTTCAGCATGTCGAACCTGGGAGTTCGACTTCGGATAAGGTTGTCGTTAAAGCTGAATTCGGTACCGAAGACATATCTAGCTGTGATAGAGTTAAACAAACGGAATCACTTTTTCAGCCAGTCGTAACTAATACACCAACAATGTCAAATTGTCTGACTAACAGTTTCTCACAAGCAACTTGTATGCCAACAATTGGAAGCAATCGGCCAACAATTGGAAGCAGATGTGTAGGAACTGATAACTTTAAACCAATGACACGAACATTTTATCCACCGAGGTCAACAGTTGGACTCACGCGGTCAAGATCTGAAAACTACGCACCAATGTCCCAAACTTTTTATCCACCGACATCTGCTATTGGGATTAACTGCGTACCTGATTATTTTGGCCCTACATCACCTCTGGCCGCCTTCAGTAGCTTTCTTCCACCGTCTAATGTACTGCCAGTACCCGTAGCGCAATCTCTAACCGGCCTCCACCCAGATCCAGTGAACCGAACTTTCAGCTGCCCAACATTTGCCGAGCTACAAAACTCGTCCGGTTTCTTTGGTGACCTATTGCCGTCAACAAATCCTGAAACACAAAGTGACGCATCCTCCATTTCACGACCTGGTAGTTTTGCAAGTTTCTCTGACCCGACCACTGGACTGTCTACGCCATCTTTTGGGGAGTTATTGGTGCCGAATGTCGTCGTTAAACAGGAGCCTGTGGATGCAGTCGACCAGACGCCAGATCCAGTTAAGCCGTACGTCAAAGAGGAACCACTGGATGAGGACATCATCAATACCGTTCTGGGACTCGAAAAAGATAAGGTGCGtggttttgttttctttgatgatGAATCATTCTGTGAATAGTGTTTAAACACTGTCAACATGGTATCCACGGATCCTGAAAGTTCAGCTTTTTTTCTGTAAGTTGATTTAATCAGCTAATTACTATATTTAATCAATCCCCTGGTCAGCAGTCGGAACAAAATTCCCAGATTTTACATCTGGTAATGCATGCAGATTGATAAGGAACCAAGGGAACCAAGTATAGCCATCAAGGTATACTTATTCATAAGCATGTGTAACAGGGTGAAAAATCGGAAAATTTTGTTCGAACTTTGCCGCCCTCAGTGCTGAATTAAAGCAGTATTGTCTGCTCTTTCTACAGGCAGCAGAAGACGACCCCTTTGAAGACAGCCTGTTGAAACTAAAGTCGCTAATCGCAGCCCAGAGTTTGCCATCCACTCCGAACGATATGGATTTCAGCGATGACAGCAACAGTGGGTTTGCCTCCCCAGCACTTGGCAGACATGTTCAGGTAAGTTCAACTTTAAAGTCCCATGCTGTTTGTTagaatttgtaattttttaattgaatttgaaaatttccagttgcGTAAATACGTATCAATATAAATTCCAGCATTGCCATTCACCTCCaatgctctgcacttggaagaATCCAATTTTAGAAACATGAGTAGTCTGCTTATCACTACTCACAGAGTTCTCCACATGGCCACTTGTCAAGacggcccaccctaccttggttGCTaaacaccctaccttggaagcagccTCCCTACCTTGGTAGCTAAACACCCTACCTTTGAAGCAGCCATCCTACCTTGGTAGCTaaacaccctaccttggaagcagccatCCTACCTTGGTAGCTAAACACCCTACCTTTGAAGCAGCCATCCTACCTTGGTAGCTAAACACCCTACCTTAgaagcagccaccctaccttggtagctaaacaccctaccttggaggcagccaccctaccttggtagctaaacaccctaccttggaagcagccatCCTACCTTGGTAGCTAAACACCCTACCTTTGAAGCAGCCATCCTACCTTGGTAGCTAAACACCCTACCTTTGAAGCAGCCATCCTACCTTGGTAGCTAAACACCCTACCTTTGAAGCAGCCATCCTACCTTGGTAGCTaaacaccctaccttggaagcagccatCCTACCTTGGTAGCTAAACACCCTACCTTTGAAGCAGCCATCCTACCTTGGTAGCTaaacaccctaccttggaagcagcaatcctaccttgctctagatgTTGTAAATGGTTCTATAGACTAGAGCCTCCCTAGCTtcaattgctggccaccctaccttgtgacacacactggcaaaacttcttgaatatcaagggtactgccctaccttgagaaaaccctgtagGGAACCCTGTACTCCCTATCTAAGCCATAAAACATTGCTTGTCTTTGCAGAATTTCCTGAACGGCAATGATGATGAGCCTGCTGCTGGGCCCTCTGATGGTGCTTATGATGAGGTCGATGGGAAAAAGAAAACTGGTGGCGAGGAAAAGACTAAAGGCAATGAAAGTCGCAAAACGGGAGATAGTTCGACTCCTGTGGAAACTGTGGAGAAACGTAATGATGGTCAGGGCGTTACTGAGATGAAGGAGCAAAGCtctgagaaagaagaagaagatgaagttgAAGAACTGCCAGTACTTCCAGAAAGTGATGATGAGTCTGAGTTGGAGGAGGGGGAAATCAGGGACACTGACGACGAGCAGGAGGTATGGATTGTTATCAGTGTGAAAGAGAATTTGGGTTTGTTTGGCTGTGCAAAACTACTTAGGATGGAGTCCAAACAGGCTTTTTGTCTCAACTTTCTTGGTTGAATTTTCTTTTTGTTAAAGGCTGATGAGACTGTAGAATGTCAAAGTCAAATCATCTTTGAGGGGTTAAGTTCGACCTGCCTGGTGGTGTGAAATTGTATTACCATATCTTAAAATCTTCATTGCATTTCAGGCTGGCCCGTCGAATCCGAAAGAGGAGAAGGAATTCACCTGGTCAGCAGACGCCTTGAAACCTGTCAACCGAGTCGAATGCAACGTCTGTGGCAAAATGTTCCTGACTGAGAAGCTTCTTTCGTCGCACAAAAGGTGGCATCGCCAGCAGAACCATTGTCGGGAATGCGGGAAGACGTTCCTGTGGCAGTTTGAGCTGTCGTTGCATCGGCGGGAGCAGCATGGTGTGAAAGAGGAGGGGGAGGGTGCAGGGAGTTCAGGGGGTGCCAGTGCCGAAGGGGTAGCTGAGGAGTCTGATGTTGTGGAGGTCGAGGGGGATGATTCGGATATCGAACCATTCATTGATGAAGAAAGTGACGTGGATTCTATCGAAGACAGCACCACATCGGGTAATTATGATCTAGAAGACGATTTCACGAACTCAGAATTCGAGACAACGAAATCAGAAACTGGGTCTGTAGTTTCCGAAGGTGTGGAATGCATCTCTTGTAAGATATGCAATAAGACGTTTAGGAATAAGACGGCATTGTCAATGCACAGTAGTGTCCATACCGGATTTAGTTACATTTGTACTCTCTGTGGGAAGGGTTATAAGTTGGATATGAGGTATAGGCAGCATTTGGCGAATGCGCATGGGTTGCAGCAGGCAGAGGCCGAGATCTCTCATACCTGTGAATATTGTGAGAAAAGTTATAAATCCGCAATAGCGAAGCGAGAACATATATCTTCAGCGCATCCGGGGATGAAGAATTTCAAATGTAACATTTGTAATAAGTCGTATCGAAGTTTCTCGAAGAAGCAAAAGCACATGATTAAAAGTCATCCGGCCTGGGCACCGTTTATGTGTCAGGCGTGCCGCTCTACTTACAATACAAGTAAAGCTTTAATGCAGCATATTCAGGAGCAGCACGGTAGTACGGCCGCGCAGCCGGTCATGCCGCGTAAACCGGCGTCGCAGAGAATGTTAAAACGGTACGTGACTGAACCATTACCGTGCCCGCCCCCTGTTAAACAGCACGTCACGAGTGTTCAGGGGACGTTGAAAATAGTCATAAAGACAATCAAACCAGACCCGGACGAACTGCCGAACAGTAACGCAGCTCCCGTATTCAAACCGGAACCGGAACCGGTCTTCGTGCCGCGGAAAAGTTACAGCGTTATCGATTGCGATATTTGTAATTTGATGTTCTCGTTCAAGTCTGCGTTGAAATTTCATCTCATGTTGGTGCATCCGTCTGCTACGATGCACGAATGTAAACGATGCGGTATGACGTACACGATCTTCAAGAATCTCCAGCAACACAAGAACACTCATAACTTTGTCCATCGGTGTTACTATTGTCGGAAAAGTTTCCCGCGGAAGACCGCATTGCAGAATCATGTAAAGACGCATTTCCCGGAGCTGAAAGGTCTGAATTTGCTCCTCAAATCGAATCGAAAACGACGAGTGAAGGTCGTTAAGACTGAGCCTCTTTCACCTTGGATTTGAATAGAATATGTGTGTCATGTATTGTTGTGGGTATATCAGTTATGAAATGATAACTTGTAATTTTATACAAGGCTTAAAAATAGGAATCTTCATTGTATATATTGGCATAAACGTTTTCTTTGTCAATAGTGCCGTCTTTCAATGCTTGGCTGGGAGGAGGAAGGGTTCCTCTCAATTTCATGTTTATAGCATCCTTGTACTCTTTACATAGTCCACCTACAGTGTTGGAGCCACCTCCAGTCCTCACCATAATTTCCTGGCATGTATTTTTAAATACAATAacaatacaaatacaataaCGATACCGGCAGTAGTACCCTCCTACAGTTATTGTAATGGTACTCCGATATATAGGCCCTTTGCTAGTCTTTCTGTCCCTCCAACTTGAGGGGAAATATGACCAGAGTTTGTAACTGggacaaaaatgaaaaatacggGGCCTGTAGCGCGTATCTTTAGAAGCCTCTGCATGTCCCTGGGGTTATGGGTGCCTATTTACTCTTTTTCAAATCTGCCCGGCCAGTAGACAGGTCAGTTCATCAGCTATATGAGAGTCTTTGTTATTGAGAGGTCCAAGATCAGCTCGTTTATGTTATACTTATAGGGTTTCCTGGCTTAAGCACCATGTCTATATTTATTTGCCAACTAAGTATTTTTGGTCAGTAGATTCACACGTTATGGCAATCTATAGTATTATTACATTCGTTTGTATTCTGCTATTGTTGATTTATTTTGTTTAATTTCTTTTAGGGGGATTTTTAAAACCAGTGTGAGTTTTTACCAATCATCTCAATACAAGGTTGGACTCCTGTGCAGCCCCTGAACTAGATTTATTGATAACATTGTTCTGGGCTCCAATTTTGTTAAGAGGCCTAGGATAGATCACAGGTGAAAAAAACGAAATCATAGCAATTGATTCTCCTCCTAGGATAGATCACAGGTGTTTGAAAAAAGCGAAATCATAGCAATTGGTTCAATCCCAATTTTTCTAACACACTACCTATGAACAGTTGTACCAATTGGTATACTAGAATGTGTGTTTTTGTCTGTAAGCTGTGTTAATTGGGGTCTGAGCGGTTGCTAATTGGTTGATTAATTCTGGTATTTTC of Lineus longissimus chromosome 9, tnLinLong1.2, whole genome shotgun sequence contains these proteins:
- the LOC135493750 gene encoding LOW QUALITY PROTEIN: uncharacterized protein SYNPCC7002_A1628-like (The sequence of the model RefSeq protein was modified relative to this genomic sequence to represent the inferred CDS: inserted 2 bases in 1 codon), encoding MIKLLRYLRRTSTTSQCYTTSAASPEFLDIPHLPDSFLHHLEQVKGKLCRGLPIVHHHGYVCDFPAKHRFAMKKFHGVFRYLRQDNVISSQQVLTPHPVTEDVCSLVHSREYISRLFSGNLDAKEIRKGGFPWSEGIVSRCRLETGGTILAAEVALETGLASSTGGGTHHAFPDHGSGFCMINDLAITAQYLLNRKKVGRVLIVDLDVHQGDGTAFIFQNDPRVFTFSMHCQKNFPFMKQKSNLDIGLENHTKDDEYIRILSDHLPALLDSFRPDVIXDAGVDPHVRDELGKLDLTDRGLYDRDSYVIELCLRKGVPCVTVIGGGYCHDHNELSRRHSIVHRVASKIWCENQMFVS
- the LOC135493764 gene encoding uncharacterized protein LOC135493764; translated protein: MEEIKKPHLICIEDFGSDDDDDDSGESGYVDGAGLPARVARPERSASAGSSSSLNDSNQGRLRYMNIVQFAGAGQSGNADQVDGNMVLTAPLSLKQKLSCVKSELNKKSGMLLKTQNDLIQRNSEYTMLQTNLERSKSEIDALRQKLAESEKKNRMLTSQVIDLTTDGVVVKKESSDDGSLARVCQLESELQRKTEQLENVQKERDELKEQVTEMETTLQKVEKGILAKIQKVQKPDAEIGLTPQGDASPDLWRRFCLLERELTAIKTKNESLKHKLQKKEQRSVESEKRVAEVQAELAGKDLNLQHAEANLKQHQARVKWYSEILHKKEEQLCQLLAEKKERESEKEKGSEGREDEKTEVKPAQDKDKSKIEFTLSKPNIFDILKKQFKSVPAKKKSVSAAAGSAARTEPTDVTDSGDVSKNDDEMEIFSVDSHDSDDNSKAEETSCKVVSENLVKSKIKDNSGTKSKEVVEGDVVEGAGVTHAAKLTISPSIFGAAKSVTCRTDAVGSGHAAASSDVGIFASFTNERDVSVPKTISGGTRGKEPGKDSLKNDNSSNIVQHVEPGSSTSDKVVVKAEFGTEDISSCDRVKQTESLFQPVVTNTPTMSNCLTNSFSQATCMPTIGSNRPTIGSRCVGTDNFKPMTRTFYPPRSTVGLTRSRSENYAPMSQTFYPPTSAIGINCVPDYFGPTSPLAAFSSFLPPSNVLPVPVAQSLTGLHPDPVNRTFSCPTFAELQNSSGFFGDLLPSTNPETQSDASSISRPGSFASFSDPTTGLSTPSFGELLVPNVVVKQEPVDAVDQTPDPVKPYVKEEPLDEDIINTVLGLEKDKAAEDDPFEDSLLKLKSLIAAQSLPSTPNDMDFSDDSNSGFASPALGRHVQNFLNGNDDEPAAGPSDGAYDEVDGKKKTGGEEKTKGNESRKTGDSSTPVETVEKRNDGQGVTEMKEQSSEKEEEDEVEELPVLPESDDESELEEGEIRDTDDEQEAGPSNPKEEKEFTWSADALKPVNRVECNVCGKMFLTEKLLSSHKRWHRQQNHCRECGKTFLWQFELSLHRREQHGVKEEGEGAGSSGGASAEGVAEESDVVEVEGDDSDIEPFIDEESDVDSIEDSTTSGNYDLEDDFTNSEFETTKSETGSVVSEGVECISCKICNKTFRNKTALSMHSSVHTGFSYICTLCGKGYKLDMRYRQHLANAHGLQQAEAEISHTCEYCEKSYKSAIAKREHISSAHPGMKNFKCNICNKSYRSFSKKQKHMIKSHPAWAPFMCQACRSTYNTSKALMQHIQEQHGSTAAQPVMPRKPASQRMLKRYVTEPLPCPPPVKQHVTSVQGTLKIVIKTIKPDPDELPNSNAAPVFKPEPEPVFVPRKSYSVIDCDICNLMFSFKSALKFHLMLVHPSATMHECKRCGMTYTIFKNLQQHKNTHNFVHRCYYCRKSFPRKTALQNHVKTHFPELKGLNLLLKSNRKRRVKVVKTEPLSPWI